CGGGCTGAGCACCCGGGCCGTTGCCGAGAGTCAGGAGGTGACGGTGCTCGCGGATCGGACGATTCCGTTCCGTGTGCTGAAGAAGATCATGGCTACTTGCACGGCCGAGGGTTACACACGCGTTTCGCTGGCCGTGACGCAGAAGTCCGAGGAACCCCCGACGGGCCCCTCCGATCAGGTGTAATTGATGAACTCTAACGACCATCACGAGTTACGCGCACGCGCCGAAGAAGTTCGCAGCCGGGTGCAGACGCTGACCGACGACCTGCGCGTCGTCGACGAGAACGTCGATGCACTCGCGCCGCAACGGATGCACCACGAGCTGCTGGAAAAGGCGTGCTCGTCCCTTGAGAAACTAGGCGATTGTGGGGTGGCCGCCCTGTTCTGGGGCGAAGACTTCGACCGCGACGGCGTATCCAACCGATTGCGCGAGGCCCGCGGCCGCATCGCTGCGTTCCGCGAACGGGTCGACGCGCTGGACGACCAGCGCCGCGAGATCCTCGACGGAATCGCCGGCGAAGAGCAGGACCTCGAGATGCTCGGCGCGGATCTCTACTACCTCCGGAAAGAGGAAGAGCGGCGTAAGAACGAATGGGTCATCGAACGTGAAGTAAATCCACTGCCGGCCCGCAAGTCGCGGATGCCGTGGGCCCGGGGCGGCGAAGACGACCGGCGCTTCCGCCGCTCGCTCGGCGGTGCGCTGATGACCAGCATGCTGCTCGGGGCGCTGCTCCCGTGGATCCCGCTGCCGATCCCGGAGAGATTCGTGCCCGAGGACATCCCTCGGCGGCTCGCGCAACTCGTCCGCGAGGAGAAGGCGCGCCTCGCGCCGCCGCCGCCGGCGCCGATCGATAAGCCGGAGCAACGCGACGAGGCCGAGAAACCGAAACCGGAAGAGCCACCCGAGCCGAGCGAGCAACCCAACGAACCCGACGCGATCGCGCAGGCGCTGCCGGAACCGTCGACGAAGACCGACGAGCTGGCGCCAGCCAAGCCGTCCGTCGCTGCGCCGGGCCCCCGGACGCAGGTGCGAACGGCAGGCATCCTCGCCTTCAAAGACAAGTTTGCGGGCCTCGCGAAGGACAAGGTCGCACCGAAACTCGGCGCCGATGCACGCTACGGCATCGCCAGCGATTCGAGCGCCGCGGAGGCGCCGTCGCGTTCGATGTTGACGACGAACGCGCCCGGGTCGAGTGGCGGGATCAACATTTCGTCCCTCAGTCGGAATGTCGGCGGTGGGGGTGGTGGTGGCCCGGGAGGCGGCGGCGGCATGCACGGTGTGCAGATCGGGCGACAGAGCAGTTCGATCGATTCGATCGGCGGAGGGGGCGGCGACCGTCCGCGTGCGGGTGGCGGCCATGGCTCGACCCGCACCGACGAGGAGATCCAGATAGTCTTCGACCGCTACAAGGCAGCATTCTATCGTCTTTACAATCGCGAGCTGCGGAACGACCCGACGCTGCGAGGACAGATGGTTCTGCGATTGACGATCGAGCCCGACGGCAGCGTTTCGATGTGCGATCTCGAGTCCACCACGATCAACGCATCGGACCTGGCCACGCAGGTCGTGAACCGCGTCCGAATGATCAACTTCGGCGCGAAGGAAGGCGTCGATGCAATGACAATCGTCTACCCGATCGATTTCTTGCCGAAAGCATGAAGCGAGAACAAACCAACGATGGAGAGGACTATCTGATCCGCTGACAAGCGAGCGATTTTGACAAGGGCAAACCCGTCGAAAGGCGGGGACGCAAAGTCACCGGTCTAACGGGCCTCGAGCAGGCCTTAGGACAGCGGGACCGCCGGAATCAGCCACCGAGCGTCCTGGATGCCTCGGTGTCGTGTCCCGGCGATCCCATCGCGCGGCGAGCGGCTCGAGGACATCAATGACTAGCAGTGTTCATGATCGAAGGAGATGGGACGGCAGGAGAGCGATTCTCCTGTCGCTGGCGCTCTTCGCCGTCATGGCGGGTTCGTCGCTCGACGTCTCTGCGTGCCAGGCATTCGGCGGAGTGATCGACGGCTTCGTCGACCCGATCCCTCCGTCCCAGGTCCAGATCGACGGCAACTGCACGATCCGAAACTTCCCGGCCTCCAACCCGCTGACGACCAACTTCAGCTTCTTCACGCAGCCCGGCCAGACCCAGGAACGCTGGCTGATCGTCTTCGACAACGTCGTCCACACCGGCCAGATGTCCTGCAACTCGGTGTTGGGCCACAAGATCTGGTTTACGAACGGCTCGTCAACGACGATCCAGGAGGACTGTCAAAACCTCCTGATCCCCGTCGAAAAGATCGAGAAGGACAATCCGCCGGGGCCGCCGGTT
This region of Acidobacteriota bacterium genomic DNA includes:
- a CDS encoding AgmX/PglI C-terminal domain-containing protein, with the protein product MNSNDHHELRARAEEVRSRVQTLTDDLRVVDENVDALAPQRMHHELLEKACSSLEKLGDCGVAALFWGEDFDRDGVSNRLREARGRIAAFRERVDALDDQRREILDGIAGEEQDLEMLGADLYYLRKEEERRKNEWVIEREVNPLPARKSRMPWARGGEDDRRFRRSLGGALMTSMLLGALLPWIPLPIPERFVPEDIPRRLAQLVREEKARLAPPPPAPIDKPEQRDEAEKPKPEEPPEPSEQPNEPDAIAQALPEPSTKTDELAPAKPSVAAPGPRTQVRTAGILAFKDKFAGLAKDKVAPKLGADARYGIASDSSAAEAPSRSMLTTNAPGSSGGINISSLSRNVGGGGGGGPGGGGGMHGVQIGRQSSSIDSIGGGGGDRPRAGGGHGSTRTDEEIQIVFDRYKAAFYRLYNRELRNDPTLRGQMVLRLTIEPDGSVSMCDLESTTINASDLATQVVNRVRMINFGAKEGVDAMTIVYPIDFLPKA